One genomic region from Actinomycetota bacterium encodes:
- a CDS encoding nucleotidyltransferase family protein, which yields MTEAILLVGGQGTRLRPLTISTPKPMLPVAGFPCTEHQIARAREAGITRIILGTSYRAEVFEQYFNHGQAHGVELVYAVEDEPLGTGGAIRNAAKHLTSLPDEPVVVFNGDVLTGLDIAGLIEKWRADNADVALYLTKVPDPRAYGLVPTDESGKVLEFREKPTTPEEIVTDQINAGCYVFRRSVIDSIPDGRPVSVERETFPNLLESGAKVI from the coding sequence ATGACAGAAGCAATCCTGCTGGTGGGTGGTCAGGGCACCCGGTTACGACCGCTTACGATTTCAACGCCCAAACCGATGTTGCCAGTAGCAGGTTTTCCTTGCACTGAACATCAGATTGCCAGAGCGCGAGAAGCAGGAATAACACGCATAATTTTGGGCACCAGTTATCGGGCGGAGGTTTTCGAACAATACTTTAACCATGGCCAAGCCCATGGAGTCGAGTTAGTTTATGCCGTTGAAGATGAACCGTTGGGTACTGGTGGCGCGATTCGAAATGCTGCTAAACATTTGACCTCGCTACCAGATGAACCTGTCGTGGTATTCAATGGTGATGTGCTTACTGGTTTGGATATTGCCGGTCTCATAGAAAAATGGCGAGCTGACAATGCAGACGTGGCCCTCTATTTAACAAAAGTTCCTGATCCACGAGCGTACGGACTGGTACCTACTGATGAATCTGGAAAAGTATTAGAGTTTCGCGAAAAGCCAACTACGCCTGAAGAAATAGTTACTGATCAGATAAACGCTGGTTGCTACGTATTCAGGCGCAGTGTCATTGATTCAATTCCTGACGGCAGACCAGTTTCAGTAGAGCGTGAAACATTTCCGAATCTACTTGAAAGCGGCGCGAAGGTGATT